TTTCGGGTACTGGTCCTCGTTGGATTGTTGTTGCTTGCGTATACCTGGTATAGTTTCAGGATCCGGCAGGTGCGAAATCAGGCGCAAATGAAGGCCGATTACGAGATCAGGTTGAATGATCTTGAGAACAGCGCACTAAGGGCGCAGATGAACCCGCATTTTATTTTCAATTGTCTGAATACGATCAATGCGTTTGTGAGCAGGAACGAGAAAACACTGGCGAATCAGTATATCAGCAGGTTCAGTAAGCTGATCAGGATGATCCTGGATCACTCGCGGCAAAGAAAAATCTCATTGGAGGAAGAGTTGGAGGCATTGGAATTGTATTTGCAGATCGAGCAGGTGAGATTTGAGGGAAGATTCAATTATTCTATTATTGTTGATGATTCGATTGATACGGGGAATACCGCTATTCCGGGTTTGCTGATCCAGCCTTTTGCCGAGAACGCGATATTGCATGGGTTGTTACCGGCTAAGCAACCGGGCTTGTTGAAAATCTCTATTTCTAAAACAGACAATCTCATTTTGATTGCAGTTGAGGATAATGGTGTGGGAAGGGCTGCTGCAGCAGCATCTCGCGCGGATCATCAGGCTTTACAGAAATCACATGGAACGGATATTACGTGGAAACGCGTTGCGTTATTCAATAAGGAGCATGGCGTGGAGATTGAGCCTGTGGTGGTTGATTTGTTTGATGAAGATGGGATAGCATTAGGTACGCGGGTAGAGATCATGCTTTTTGAAGAGTCAGAATTATAAAATCTGGATTTCTTCGTGATTAGAGGGAAGACATTTAATAATACGAGGCTTCCTTTTTCTAGCAGTATGTAATTCATAAGATACGGATGGTCACAGACAGTAACATTGAATTTTCAATCATAGTTCAAATCCGCACAAACATTCTGTTTCTGCCTTTCATTTACACATTTCCTTATAATAAATAGTTAAGATGAATAGATGCAGTTAGAACTCTGATTTTCCTTGTAGATTTTCATTCTTCGCTTTCAAGGCCTAATTTAATCATACCTTTTTTTCGCAGTGAAATAAAACATCACAATTAATAGAATGAACATTATTATTCCAATGCATGTTACCCAATATAGTTCATTCCTAATTATTGAAACCTTCTCCGGATTTTTTATACTTATTAACAAAGCAACAGTATCACCTATTTTGTATTCTTTCTTTTCATTCACTCCAAGAACTTGAATAGTCTTTTTAGCAATACCTTTATACTCATATTGAATAATGCACTCATAGCTATCACCTTCAAATGTGGCATTCAATTTAGAATCGATTATGCTGCCTTTTATGTGATCCACAGGTAATAATTCAAAATATATAAAATCAGATATAGAATCTGATGAAGTTAATAGAAGCAAAATTATAAAGCCAAAAATCCCAATAAAAATTGATCTAGACCTATTTCTTTTCATATTCTGATTCTAAAGAGGATGATTTAGACCACTTTTGCTGGTAGTTATTGTCTTCTTTCTAGCAGTAGTCTTAAATTCGATTCCAGGTTTAGTTGATGCTCCAATTTTCAAATCAAATTTACCGTTGTCAGGGTTCACAGAGTATTGCAATTTAAAAGCACCCAATCTGAAATTCGTTACTGATTCATTAGCAGTTGTCCCAGCAACAGGAGCAGCCCCTGAACTCATAAATGACACATACCCAAACAATTCACCGTCAGGCCCAACACTTAAACCGGGGATATTTTTTCCTTTTTTGAATCCCCCGCTTAATTCGGATGATCCACTGATGGAAGCATTAACATAATTATTATTATTTTCATCACCAATGTATCTTAGTGAGAATGTAGCTTTTGCTTCAGCAGATAATTCGTTAGTATTTCCTCCTACAGGAACTGTGGTGCTCATTTTACCGATAGTGGCAGATGCATCTATACCAAAAGCAGCGGCCTTAACTCCAAAGTCTGCTAATTTAATGTTTTGGGGACTCCATTTTGAAGTCATTATAGTTCTCATAATTCCATTTGTATAGTGGTCATAGGATATCTTTTTCGCTCCTTTAACATCCTCCTCCTTATAAGTATAATTATTAAAATTAGGATTAAGCCAAGCGGAAAAGGTATGCTGTGTAATATAAAGTGTACCCACTCCAGATTTCATTCCTGTAAACTCTGGGGGAACGCTTTTTAAATAAGTATTGAATTCCGCGTCCTTACTAGTATACACTTTAACCTCTCCGTTTTGTTCGTTATTCTTTAAAGGACTAACTACTATCTTTTCTTCTTCCCCATCTAAATCAACAGCAATAATAGGCTTGTTCCCAGCAAACTGATATGGAGTATACCAGGGAAAATCCTTTATTAATGGATCAACACTTAAAAATTTCCCCAACCTCGCGTCATACACCCTCATTCCATAATCTTGCTGCAGTCCATCTCCCTCCTTCACCTCATTATCATTCTCCTTTCCATTAAACCCAAATCTATAATTACCCAGCGACCATTTCCTACCCGGCATTTGCATACCAAAAGCATAATAATCCGTTACTGAAAGTAACTCTGCTCTAAAATAGTCATTTATCCCATTATTGTCTTGATCTACTGCAATCTTCCTATCATTAATTGTAGCTAGGACATTTCCCAAGTGATTGGTCAATTCATATACGCGTTTCCCTTCAATAAATGAATTAGGTCCGTTCTGCTGGTATTGCCAGTCCTGAGTTACTGTGATTTCGGGTGTCAATAAACCCAACCGGTTACTTCCATACAAATGTTGTTCTGCCCAGCTCAATATTCCTCCTTGACCACCATTTCCGGATAGAGCATCATAATTATAAACTGCAAGTACATTCCCCTGAGGGTCACGAACGTAGTAGGTTCTTTTTTCAGAATTGTTTGAGCTTTTCCAGACTCTGTTTCCCGTTGCATCATATTCATATTGAATTACATTATTAGCCTTCTGAATACTATTAATCTTACCATACGGAGTCCATTTAATTTTTTCAAGTCCTTCAGCAACATCACTGATCAGGTTTCCAATTTTATCATACTCATGATTATCAACTGACTGATCATCGATATCAACATCAAAGGCCGAAGCTGAAATTTCATCGTCTACATGCCTGAGTTTATTATTCAATAAATTCCCCTTCGCATCTATGTTATATTGATAGGCCAGATCATCCATTTGAGTTGCAGCAGAAGCATTACGAAGGAAAGTGAGGATATTCCCATTGGCATCGTAGGTGATTGACTCCTTGTAATCATCCGTTTCACTTGTCTTATTCCATATTGAGCCATGTCCTGTCGGCAATCCCGTATGCTGACGCATTGTCAATAACCTGTTCAATTGATCATATCGATAAGTATATCCTTTGGCAGCACCTAAAATTTCTGGCGCCATATGCACAGTTGAATTACTGATATTACCATTGTATAATGGCGCTCCGGTTCCTGCATAAGGTGTTTGAGCAGGGAAAACTTCAGGCTCAAACTTTCTGGAAATTGCATTCGCATTGGATCCCCCTATTGGAGCATAATCTCCATTGAAATATCCCAGCGTAAACGCCAGCTCATCACGACTGAAGTTTTTTGCTGCGGAGAAAGTAGTACCATCACCTCCCATATCTTCTCCCGGAATCAGATCCTTTCCATTAATGGCTTTCAACCACCCACTCAATGTATAGGCATAATCGATACCCTGCACTTCATTTTTACCCAACTCTACTCTGGCAAGTGGTCCGTGCAAATAATATGAATACCTGGCTTCGAGATTCCAGGTGCCGCCATCCCTGCTCGTCAATGCCGATTTAATCCTATTATCTGCATCATATTCATATTTATAAAAGAACTGATCTCCCTTATCTTTCTGATAAGTAAGCATATTCACCTTGCCGCTTACCAGATCGAAATCATATTCAAGTTTTTTGATTCCAGTTGTATTATCGAGGGCTTTCAACTCACCAATTTCCTGGTAGACAGTTTTAGCGTTGCCGGAAATATCATAAGAAATATAGGTTGCATTGATTTTCTGCGCAGATCTGGTTTCCCTGAAAATGCTGGCAGACACTCTATGCCGGAGGTTTTCTAATATGGCACCTGCAGGAGCCTCAACAGGGTTAGCATCATATACTGTTTGAGTAAGAGACTTGTCTGTACCCTGAGCATACCAGTTATAAAGTTCTGTTTGATTGGAAAGATTGATAGTTGTAATGTCAATTCCGGCAGTCTTCTCTCCTACCTCCCTGATCCTGCCCAAAGCATCATACTTTGTGAAAGAATATCTGTTAGTTGGATCTGCAGGATCAGTCGGCACCTTTTGCTCACTATTTTGAGAAGCAACCAACCTGCTCAATTTATCATACCAAAACTCAGTAGTACCACCATCAGGAGAAACCTGTTTGATCACCTTATTAAAACTATTGAATACATAGTTGCTCGGTAGACCGTGTTGCGGCACAATAAACCTGTTCACAAATTCATTCGTACTGCCAGCTCCTGTTGTTGTTTCCGATCCCGGTGCCGGAATATTAAACCTTGCCCACAGATCCATGGGAGTACCTGCTGGTAATCCCACAGGAGATAAACAGGAATTCCGATAATTTGCAGCAACCTCACCATCGCTAAGTGACCTATTGTACAACCTTACATGCTTCAATACAGCCAGATCATCATCCGGAACCGTAGGCCCGGGAGCTATTTCCCAGGAGAAAGGATAGGTAGGAGCATTTGCAGGATTGCTCAACGTAAGTTTCTTACCATCGAGATACAAAGTCCATTCAGCAGTTGTAAAATCAGTTGATTGAGCCACCAGATGACTCCAGGTCTGAAGTGGAATATGACTCACATCAGCCACCGCCTGATTGGTCAACGTAATATTCAGAGCTGCTCCGTCAACTTCCAAAGTATACAGCTCAACCCATAATTTCTGATCATGGATCGCAGCCTGGAACATGTATTGACCATTGGCTGTTACCCACCGTACTTGCCTGTCTGTACTATTTTCTCCGGAATACAACCACATTTCAAGCGACTTACTCGTCTGTGCGTTCCAGAGATTTCCGATACTGGTAAGAGTAGCCAATTTATCAGTTGTTGTTGGTATACCAGTTCCATCGCAGTTTGCAACAGGAAAATTACGGAACTCATCTACCTGCTCACATTCTGCATCGGTCAGGAATCTTACACCTTCCGGTGGTATTGTTTTAACCAGGTTTCCGCTCTGATCATAATAATAAAGCGTATAATGATATTCTCTCAAAGTTCCATTTATACTTGCAGAAGCCTCATTGGACAAACAAGTAGAAATATATTTATTCCTGAATTTCTTTCTTTCCTGGGTGATATAATAGTCATACTCCTGCCCTGCTCTTTCATAGGCACGTCTGAGAATGTCTTTAACGCAGACCATGTCATATTCCATGAGCAATGGAGATGCCGGCTTATTATACAATACAGCGGTACCCGGACATTTACCATCAAAGGAAACATATTCGCTAAAAGACAATGCATATCCCAATCCCTGGTTAAGGAAACTGGTATAAAGCAACGTATACAAAGGATGGCTAAGTGTCATTTCAGAATTGAAGAAGGTTCCAAAAGACGTTTTCAAGCCACTTACTCTGGAACAATCAACAAACAGATCATCCTGATTTGTAACCACCCTGGTAAATACCGCTGGTAATATAAGCGGCGCATTCATGTAGCGACAAATCGGAGTAACACTACACCTGCTTTCAATGTCCAGCAATTCCAGCTCCGTAAGATGATAATCATCCTCAAGTTCCTGCTGCAGATATTGGTGGAAAGTTCCGCTAAATCCTGATCCCTGATATCTTGTTTTTAGCGTTGCAATATTCGAGCATATAGTAGTACTTAAATCACCTGAATTCTGGTTTTGCCAAACAGGGTATTTATCGTACGGATAAACGCCTTCCAGCAAATAATGTGAGAATCCTTTCTTCACTAGTGTACTACCAATGATCTCATTGAACGCCTGTTCAAAGCTACTATGATTGAAAGATGACAATACCGATGGAGGCAATGTATTCACAATCCGCAGCGCCTCCGGATCATTAGTTATTGAATTGAGATAAGCAACAGCTACAGCTTTAAGTGCATTCACCAGGTTATTTATGAGTACATCATCAATTCCACTGAATGCAGG
This portion of the Pseudobacter ginsenosidimutans genome encodes:
- a CDS encoding DUF3592 domain-containing protein translates to MKRNRSRSIFIGIFGFIILLLLTSSDSISDFIYFELLPVDHIKGSIIDSKLNATFEGDSYECIIQYEYKGIAKKTIQVLGVNEKKEYKIGDTVALLISIKNPEKVSIIRNELYWVTCIGIIMFILLIVMFYFTAKKRYD
- a CDS encoding RHS repeat domain-containing protein; protein product: MTKRVAVRVKRTQSGVADEIITFVFEPGETEKEIGTEVARLAGRSCVSGGPVCTARPGGVYSIIAEPLVCTPPSLCASDPRRADYASVQRVFYEYVNMESFLSCVTQVAPATSPTPSEVVATLRLKLLEEIDSDWVPAWRIKLIDIRNEVPAFSGIDDVLINNLVNALKAVAVAYLNSITNDPEALRIVNTLPPSVLSSFNHSSFEQAFNEIIGSTLVKKGFSHYLLEGVYPYDKYPVWQNQNSGDLSTTICSNIATLKTRYQGSGFSGTFHQYLQQELEDDYHLTELELLDIESRCSVTPICRYMNAPLILPAVFTRVVTNQDDLFVDCSRVSGLKTSFGTFFNSEMTLSHPLYTLLYTSFLNQGLGYALSFSEYVSFDGKCPGTAVLYNKPASPLLMEYDMVCVKDILRRAYERAGQEYDYYITQERKKFRNKYISTCLSNEASASINGTLREYHYTLYYYDQSGNLVKTIPPEGVRFLTDAECEQVDEFRNFPVANCDGTGIPTTTDKLATLTSIGNLWNAQTSKSLEMWLYSGENSTDRQVRWVTANGQYMFQAAIHDQKLWVELYTLEVDGAALNITLTNQAVADVSHIPLQTWSHLVAQSTDFTTAEWTLYLDGKKLTLSNPANAPTYPFSWEIAPGPTVPDDDLAVLKHVRLYNRSLSDGEVAANYRNSCLSPVGLPAGTPMDLWARFNIPAPGSETTTGAGSTNEFVNRFIVPQHGLPSNYVFNSFNKVIKQVSPDGGTTEFWYDKLSRLVASQNSEQKVPTDPADPTNRYSFTKYDALGRIREVGEKTAGIDITTINLSNQTELYNWYAQGTDKSLTQTVYDANPVEAPAGAILENLRHRVSASIFRETRSAQKINATYISYDISGNAKTVYQEIGELKALDNTTGIKKLEYDFDLVSGKVNMLTYQKDKGDQFFYKYEYDADNRIKSALTSRDGGTWNLEARYSYYLHGPLARVELGKNEVQGIDYAYTLSGWLKAINGKDLIPGEDMGGDGTTFSAAKNFSRDELAFTLGYFNGDYAPIGGSNANAISRKFEPEVFPAQTPYAGTGAPLYNGNISNSTVHMAPEILGAAKGYTYRYDQLNRLLTMRQHTGLPTGHGSIWNKTSETDDYKESITYDANGNILTFLRNASAATQMDDLAYQYNIDAKGNLLNNKLRHVDDEISASAFDVDIDDQSVDNHEYDKIGNLISDVAEGLEKIKWTPYGKINSIQKANNVIQYEYDATGNRVWKSSNNSEKRTYYVRDPQGNVLAVYNYDALSGNGGQGGILSWAEQHLYGSNRLGLLTPEITVTQDWQYQQNGPNSFIEGKRVYELTNHLGNVLATINDRKIAVDQDNNGINDYFRAELLSVTDYYAFGMQMPGRKWSLGNYRFGFNGKENDNEVKEGDGLQQDYGMRVYDARLGKFLSVDPLIKDFPWYTPYQFAGNKPIIAVDLDGEEEKIVVSPLKNNEQNGEVKVYTSKDAEFNTYLKSVPPEFTGMKSGVGTLYITQHTFSAWLNPNFNNYTYKEEDVKGAKKISYDHYTNGIMRTIMTSKWSPQNIKLADFGVKAAAFGIDASATIGKMSTTVPVGGNTNELSAEAKATFSLRYIGDENNNNYVNASISGSSELSGGFKKGKNIPGLSVGPDGELFGYVSFMSSGAAPVAGTTANESVTNFRLGAFKLQYSVNPDNGKFDLKIGASTKPGIEFKTTARKKTITTSKSGLNHPL